In one Mucilaginibacter sp. PAMB04168 genomic region, the following are encoded:
- the dnaA gene encoding chromosomal replication initiator protein DnaA, with translation MEITCTTVWNSCLQIIKDNIPTQSFKTWFEPIKALRLDGSVLTIQVPSLFFYEWLEEHYVGLLRKTIKKQLGDDGRLEYNIVVEQSSSNKPFTTNMPSNGNGAEAKNQSMPVPISLNKDIKNPFVIPGLKKLHVDPQLNQNYTFENFVEGDCNRLARSAGYAVAAKPGGTSFNPLMIYGGVGLGKTHLAQAIGNEIKRTLPDKLVLYVSCEKFTQQFVDALKHNNINDFVNFYQAIDVLIMDDVHNFAGKEKTQDFFFHIFNHLHQSGRQLIITSDKAPKDLAGLEERLLSRFKWGLSADLQTPDLETRMAILKNKTYQDGIELPDDVIEYVAHNIDNNIRELEGAMVSLLAQSTLMRKEIDLNLAKAMLKNFVKNSVKEISIEYIQSLVCEYFEVPVDMVKSQTRKREIVQARQISMYLAKAHTKSSLKSIGNFFGGRDHSTVIYACQTVEDLIDTDKKFKSYVADIQKKLKMA, from the coding sequence ATGGAAATAACTTGTACTACTGTTTGGAATAGCTGCTTGCAGATTATTAAAGACAACATCCCGACCCAAAGTTTCAAGACTTGGTTCGAGCCTATCAAGGCTTTGAGGTTGGATGGCAGCGTGCTAACCATACAGGTACCAAGTTTATTTTTTTACGAATGGCTTGAAGAACATTACGTAGGTCTGCTTCGTAAAACCATTAAAAAGCAGCTGGGCGACGATGGCCGGCTGGAGTACAACATAGTGGTAGAGCAATCATCATCCAATAAGCCTTTTACAACCAATATGCCTTCAAATGGTAACGGTGCCGAGGCTAAGAATCAATCTATGCCGGTCCCTATTTCTTTAAACAAGGACATCAAAAACCCTTTTGTAATTCCTGGTTTAAAAAAATTACATGTAGATCCTCAGCTTAATCAGAATTATACCTTTGAAAACTTTGTTGAAGGTGATTGTAACCGTTTAGCCCGTTCGGCCGGTTACGCAGTAGCCGCAAAACCTGGTGGTACCTCTTTCAACCCGCTTATGATTTATGGCGGCGTAGGCTTAGGTAAAACCCACCTGGCACAAGCTATAGGTAACGAAATTAAACGTACGCTACCTGATAAATTGGTTTTGTACGTATCGTGCGAAAAATTTACGCAACAGTTTGTTGATGCCTTAAAGCATAATAACATTAACGACTTTGTTAATTTTTACCAGGCTATTGATGTGCTCATTATGGATGATGTGCACAACTTTGCCGGTAAGGAGAAAACGCAGGATTTTTTCTTCCATATATTTAACCACCTGCATCAATCAGGCAGGCAGCTTATAATCACTTCTGATAAAGCCCCTAAAGATCTGGCCGGTTTAGAAGAGCGCTTGTTGTCACGTTTTAAATGGGGCCTATCGGCCGATTTGCAAACGCCTGATCTGGAAACCCGCATGGCTATTCTGAAAAATAAAACTTATCAGGATGGTATTGAGTTGCCGGATGATGTAATTGAGTACGTTGCACACAATATTGATAACAACATTCGTGAGCTGGAAGGCGCCATGGTTTCTTTACTGGCACAATCAACCCTCATGCGTAAGGAGATTGACCTTAACCTGGCTAAGGCGATGCTCAAAAACTTTGTAAAAAATTCTGTTAAAGAAATTTCTATCGAATATATACAAAGCCTGGTTTGCGAGTACTTTGAGGTGCCGGTTGATATGGTGAAATCACAAACCCGTAAACGCGAGATTGTGCAGGCCCGTCAGATATCCATGTACTTGGCCAAAGCACACACTAAAAGTTCTCTGAAATCAATCGGTAACTTCTTTGGTGGCCGCGATCATTCTACCGTTATTTATGCCTGTCAAACCGTTGAGGATTTAATCGACACCGACAAGAAATTTAAAAGCTATGTAGCCGATATTCAGAAAAAACTGAAAATGGCTTAA